The Acidobacteriota bacterium genomic interval ACCTGGCGCCGGACGGATCAAGCTACCGGCTCGGCAGCGGACGGGAATTCGTCGTCGAGGGCGACGAGTACGACAGCGCGTTCTTCGACAAGACGGCGAAGTTCCTCAAGTACCTCCCCGACATCGCCATCATCGGCAACATCGAGTTCGATCATGCTGACATTTACAGCGACCTCGACGCCGTCAGACTGGCCTTCAGGCGCCTGGTCAACCTGGTGCCGCGGCGGGGTTTGCTCGTGCTGGGTGCCGACAGTGCCGACGCGATGGCGCTGAAGAGCCTGGCCCGGTCGCGCGTCGAGACGGTCGGGCTCAGCGAGTCCGCGGACTGGCACGGGTACGACGTGAAACCGGTCGACGGCGGAACCAGTTTCCGCGTGCAGCACCATGGTGTCGGCGTCGGGACGTTCGAGGTGCCGCTGGTCGGCTGGTACAACGTGAGAAACGCCCTCGCAGCCATGGCGGTGGCCGCCGAGGTGGGCGTCGATCCCGAAGTCATGCGCGAGGGGCTGGCAACGTTCAAGGGAGTCCGCCGACGCCTGGAGGTCGTAGGATCGGCGCGAGGGGTGACGGTGTACGACGATTTCGCGCACCACCCGACGGCGGTACGCGAGACGCTTGACGGCGTGCGAGCGGCCCATCCCTCGAGCCGGATCTGGGCGGTGTTCGAGCCGCGATCGGCGTCCTCGTGTCGGAGCGTGTTTCAACGGGAATTCGCTCAATCGTTCGGATCGGCAGACGAGACGATCATAGCCGGTGTGTATCGATCGAGTCTGCCACCGGAAGAGCGGCTATCGACCGACGCACTCATCGCCGATCTCCATTCGGCCGGGCAACAGGCGCGCTGCATTCCGACCGTCGACGGAATTGTCAGCGCGCTCGCACACGAGTCCCGCCCAGGCGACCTCGTGGTCATCATGTCGAACGGGGGATTCGGCGGCATCCACGCGAAGCTGCTGGCGGCGCTGACGTAGGGGCACGGCATGCCGTGCCCCTACATCGTGCGAGTCACGGTGGTCACCAGGACGATCGGCCGCCGTCAGGGAGTCCGGTTGATGACGTCGACGCCGCGTGGGACGGTGAACTGGAACCGCGAGTCGGGAATCCCGGCGTTCTGACGGATGTTCGAAAAGACGAACGTCGACTGACCGCCCTGCGAGTCGACGGTGATCAGCGTCCGGATCTGAAGCGTGGCTCGATCGACCACGAGGATCATCCAGTCGTACTCCGCCTCCTGTCGCCGTGGCGTGAACTTCAGCGTGTGCGTGTTGGGCGTCGGGTCGGCGACAGCGGGAATCGAGACCACGAAATCGCGTGTCAAGTGTCCTTTGCCGGTAAGGAAGAGCGCCGGCGTCGTCGCATCATCCGCCGATGGAACGTCGCTGATGATGACCTGCCGGTCCTCGGGAATGTACGAGTAGATGCGGCGCCCATCAGCCACGAACACCTTGCGTTCGGGACTGACATACGTCCAGCGCATGCGGCCGGGCTTCTTGATAAGCACCGTCCCACGTTCGACCGCCTCCTTCTTCAGCAGGCCCCCGCGGTAGGTGTGGACGAAGTCCGCCGAGAAGTCCGTCACCGCGGCGTATTTGGTCTGCAACGCCGCGGCGAGTCCGTCGGCCGATGGTCCGACCTGTGGCCCCGGGGCCAGCGCCGTCGCGGCGAGCAGGAAGGGGAGGAGTCTGGCGCGCACCGGAATGGCGTCCGTCCTTGCTATGACTTCGCCGCCGGGGCGGGTGGAGCCGCTGGCGCACGAGTCGGCGCGGGTGGCGGTGCCGGACGGATGGCCGCTTTCGACTCCGTCGGGAGATTGGCTCCCGTCCACTCGGCCAGTCCGCCTGTCAGCACGCGGACCCGATGCCCCGCTTTGATGAGGATCGCCGCGACGCTGACAGCCGTGACCTCGCCGGGGTCGGAATCGTACACCACCAGACTCCGATTGTTCGGCAGCGCAGGCGGCCGGTCGCCGGAAGGCGCGAACCGAACCGCGCCAGGCAGCCGCACCGTGCTGTGCTCGAACGGGTACTTCAGGCGCGCGTCGACCAGCAGGGGCCGGGCCGACTCGTCGGCCGCTTCGATTTCCTGTTTGAGTTCTTCCTTCGCAATTCTCTGTACAGCCATTCACGTATTGTGGTCGGGCATCCGGAAAGGTGTCAACCCGATCGCGCGTTGACGCCTTGCGCGGAATCGTGGCCAAATGTCTCTTTGCCCATGACCATAAGCCTCGATCGATTGCGCGTAGCGACAGGTGCCGACCGGGTGCGTGCCAACGTCATGCTCGCGGCGCTGACCAGCTTCGGCATCGGCGGGCCGGCAGATTATCTGTTCGACGCGCAGACGACAGAGGAACTCCTGTTGGCCGTGACGATCGCTCGCGAAGACGGGGTGCCCGTGACGCTGGTCGGGGGCGGCTCGAATATCCTGGTTGCCGACCGGGGAATTCGAGGACTGGTCATTCGCGTAAGGACTGCGCGAATCGAACGGGTTGGAGACGGCCGCGTGTCGGCCGATGCCGGCGTGACGAGCAATGGCTTGGTCAGATGGACGATCGCCCGCGGCCTCGGCGGCCTCGAGTCGTGGGCCGGCCTGCCCGGCACGATCGGGGGCGCCATCTGGGGAAATGCCCACTATGCGGGCCGCGTGATCAGCGAATCGGTGTGCTCGGTGTCGGTGCTGGGACTCGGTGGGTCGGTGACGGATGTGGCACCGGGCGACATGATGTTCGGGTACGGCACCAGTCGCCTTCAGACCTCCGGCGAGATTCTGCTCGGAGCTGCGGTTCGCGTTGTGCCCGACCGCGATCCGTCCGCTCTTCGCACGGCGGCCCGGCAGTCACTCCTGCACCGGAAGCAGACGCAGCCGCTCCACATGAGGAGCGCCGGATGCGTGTTCCAGAACCCGGATCCGGCGCGCGACGACATTCCCGGAGAGATGCCGTGGTCGGCTGGAGCCCTGATCGATCGAGCGGGACTCAAGGGCAGGACGGTTGGCGGCGCCTGCGTCTCTCCAGTGCACGCGAACTTCATCGTCAATCAACGTGGAGCGACTGCCGCCGATGTTCGGCAGCTAATCGAGATGTGCCGCCGCGCCGTCTTTGCGCGGTTCGGCGTCCAACTGCGGGAAGAGATTCGGTATCTGGGCGATTTTCAGTGACGGCTCGTTGCGAGCCGCTCGACAGCATGACCGCATGCAAGATGCGTAGTCAGGAAGGTGCACGCCGTGTCCACGTTGCTTGTTGAAGGGGGTCATCGTCTCGAAGGTCGGGTCACGGTCGAGGGCAACAAGAACGCCGCGTTGCCGCTGCTGGCGGCATGCCTGCTGACCGAGCAGGAGTGCCTGCTCACCAACATGCCCCGCAT includes:
- a CDS encoding Mur ligase family protein — encoded protein: MATLAATFLEREGIPILAGYKPEHITGDLDMVVVGNVISRGNPELEEVLDRKIRYCSLPEAVREHFLWGARPIVVAGTHGKTTTTALAGWLLIHAGRDPSVLVGGVVGNLAPDGSSYRLGSGREFVVEGDEYDSAFFDKTAKFLKYLPDIAIIGNIEFDHADIYSDLDAVRLAFRRLVNLVPRRGLLVLGADSADAMALKSLARSRVETVGLSESADWHGYDVKPVDGGTSFRVQHHGVGVGTFEVPLVGWYNVRNALAAMAVAAEVGVDPEVMREGLATFKGVRRRLEVVGSARGVTVYDDFAHHPTAVRETLDGVRAAHPSSRIWAVFEPRSASSCRSVFQREFAQSFGSADETIIAGVYRSSLPPEERLSTDALIADLHSAGQQARCIPTVDGIVSALAHESRPGDLVVIMSNGGFGGIHAKLLAALT
- the lolA gene encoding outer membrane lipoprotein chaperone LolA; translated protein: MRARLLPFLLAATALAPGPQVGPSADGLAAALQTKYAAVTDFSADFVHTYRGGLLKKEAVERGTVLIKKPGRMRWTYVSPERKVFVADGRRIYSYIPEDRQVIISDVPSADDATTPALFLTGKGHLTRDFVVSIPAVADPTPNTHTLKFTPRRQEAEYDWMILVVDRATLQIRTLITVDSQGGQSTFVFSNIRQNAGIPDSRFQFTVPRGVDVINRTP
- a CDS encoding rhodanese-like domain-containing protein; its protein translation is MAVQRIAKEELKQEIEAADESARPLLVDARLKYPFEHSTVRLPGAVRFAPSGDRPPALPNNRSLVVYDSDPGEVTAVSVAAILIKAGHRVRVLTGGLAEWTGANLPTESKAAIRPAPPPAPTRAPAAPPAPAAKS
- the murB gene encoding UDP-N-acetylmuramate dehydrogenase, with translation MTISLDRLRVATGADRVRANVMLAALTSFGIGGPADYLFDAQTTEELLLAVTIAREDGVPVTLVGGGSNILVADRGIRGLVIRVRTARIERVGDGRVSADAGVTSNGLVRWTIARGLGGLESWAGLPGTIGGAIWGNAHYAGRVISESVCSVSVLGLGGSVTDVAPGDMMFGYGTSRLQTSGEILLGAAVRVVPDRDPSALRTAARQSLLHRKQTQPLHMRSAGCVFQNPDPARDDIPGEMPWSAGALIDRAGLKGRTVGGACVSPVHANFIVNQRGATAADVRQLIEMCRRAVFARFGVQLREEIRYLGDFQ